A stretch of Telopea speciosissima isolate NSW1024214 ecotype Mountain lineage chromosome 11, Tspe_v1, whole genome shotgun sequence DNA encodes these proteins:
- the LOC122645060 gene encoding uncharacterized protein LOC122645060, with translation MDSICNQENHNRIMVEGEEDDDLDSISFSSEISSNSISSSLSDFMDDATTATESSAGSSSSLDQLTSNGPLYQMSSLIKQLPFKRGLSRYYQGKSESFTSLSNVRSLEDLAKPENPFNKKLKTWRSYEGLSERSKIISKKTSRGFCYAANVRMRSNSFLGNNRPLNA, from the exons ATGGATTCAATCTGCAACCAAGAAAATCATAATAGGATCATGGTTgaaggtgaagaagatgatgatcttgattcaatttctttttcttcagaaATTTCGAGCAATTCGATCTCGTCGTCTCTATCAGATTTCATGGACGATGCAACGACGGCGACAGAATCATCGGCaggttcatcttcttccttggatCAACTCACTAGTAATGGTCCTTTGTATCAGATGTCCTCTCTCATAAAACAACTCCCTTTCAA GAGAGGACTATCAAGGTATTACCAGGGAAAATCAGAGTCATTTACGTCTTTATCAAATGTAAGGAGCTTAGAGGATCTTGCCAAGCCAGAGAACCCATTCAATAAGAAGCTCAAGACATGGAGAAGCTATGAAGGATTATCAGAGAGGTCTAAGATTATCTCAAAGAAGACTTCAAGGGGTTTTTGTTATGCAGCCAATGTGAGGATGAGAAGCAACAGCTTCTTAGGCAACAACCGGCCTTTGAATGCTTAG